From a single Rutidosis leptorrhynchoides isolate AG116_Rl617_1_P2 chromosome 5, CSIRO_AGI_Rlap_v1, whole genome shotgun sequence genomic region:
- the LOC139849467 gene encoding uncharacterized protein, whose amino-acid sequence MMKNVSVNLPIIDVLKGMPNYVQFIKELISQRGKYHDATSFFIDEECNKILASRLSVPKKLGDPGKFVFPCKFGESEVFNALADLGTSINLMPHSLYERLGLGPLKLTQIRIRLANHSFDTAIGIGEDILVSIDSLVFPVDFVIMEMKEDLQVPLILGRPFLGTTGTIILVQRNQLNIGVGEECVTINIREAMKEPSNTDDDECYANDHIDVYVHDELEKLLKVDTSEFDQTFDNEIVDLEADFRELMNCDNVDETILEDTFESIPHEDRFRIKSSWEEPPTLELKELPKHLEYAYLKEENQLPVIISSILTQDQKTRLVSLLKSHHKAITWKTTDIPGINPSYCTHKILMEENYKSVVQRQ is encoded by the coding sequence ATGATGAAAAACGTCTCGGTTAACCTACCAATAATCGATGTGCTTAAAGGAATGCCTAACTACGTTCAGTTCATCAAGGAGCTAATATCACAAAGGGGTAAATACCATGACGCAACGTCATTCTTTATCGATGAGGAATGCAACAAGATTCTTGCATCAAGGCTAAGTGTTCCTAAAAAGTTAGGAGATCCAGGAAAATTTGTTTTCCCTTGCAAGTTTGGTGAATCGGAAGTGTTTAATGCACTAGCCGACTTGGGTACAAGCATTAACTTAATGCCCCATTCACTTTACGAGCGACTCGGTCTTGGACCTCTTAAGCTGACCCAAATTAGAATAAGATTGGCCAACCATTCATTTGATACCGCTATTGGCATCGGCGAGGACATCCTGGTTAGCATTGACTCCTTAGTGTTCCCGGTTGATTTTGTTATCATGGAGATGAAGGAGGACCTTCAAGTCCCCCTCATCCTAGGTAGACCATTTTTGGGGACCACTGGCACCATCATCTTGGTACAACGCAACCAACTCAACATTGGAGTTGGTGAAGAGTGTGTGACTATCAATATCCGGGAAGCTATGAAGGAACCGAGTAACACCGATGATGATGAGTGCTATGCTAATGACCATATTGATGTTTATGTGCATGATGAACTTGAAAAACTTTTAAAGGTTGATACTTCGGAATTTGACCAAACTTTTGATAATGAGATTGTGGATTTAGAGGCCGATTTTAGGGAATTGATGAATTGTGATAATGTAGATGAGACCATTCTGGAAGATACATTTGAGTCCATCCCTCATGAAGATAGATTTCGAATCAAGTCTTCATGGGAGGAGCCTCCCACTCTTGAGCTTAAAGAGCTCCCCAAACATCTTGAGTATGCTTATCTTAAGGAAGAGAACCAACTTCCGGTGATTATTTCTTCAATACTCACCCAAGACCAAAAGACCCGACTTGTCTCATTACTTAAGTCTCACCATAAGGCCATCACATGGAAGACCACGGATATCCCGGGGATCAATCCATCATATTGCACTCACAAGATCCTCATGGAGGAAAACTATAAATCGGTTGTCCAACGACAATGA